The Nocardia arthritidis genome has a window encoding:
- a CDS encoding RpiB/LacA/LacB family sugar-phosphate isomerase has protein sequence MRIAVAADERVGVATELSAELEKRGHETTLHGALSATERDDWAWASEAAAREVAEGRADQAIVCCWTGTGASIAANKVSGIRAALCADGATAAGARNWNDANVLALSLRSTSSAELREILDAWFGAAPSADAADQANIAHLADIENS, from the coding sequence ATGCGAATAGCGGTGGCCGCCGACGAACGCGTCGGCGTCGCGACGGAACTGAGCGCCGAACTGGAGAAACGAGGTCACGAGACCACGCTGCACGGCGCGCTGAGCGCCACCGAGCGCGACGACTGGGCCTGGGCGAGCGAGGCCGCGGCCCGCGAGGTCGCCGAGGGTCGCGCGGATCAGGCCATCGTCTGCTGTTGGACCGGCACCGGCGCATCGATCGCCGCCAACAAGGTGTCCGGCATTCGAGCCGCCCTCTGCGCCGATGGCGCGACCGCGGCGGGCGCGCGCAACTGGAACGACGCGAATGTCCTTGCGCTGAGCCTACGTTCGACGTCGAGCGCGGAGCTGCGCGAAATCCTGGACGCCTGGTTCGGCGCCGCGCCCAGCGCCGACGCCGCCGATCAGGCCAATATCGCGCACCTCGCGGATATCGAAAACTCCTGA
- a CDS encoding O-succinylhomoserine sulfhydrylase, with amino-acid sequence MITGGAFDKPLPEGVGPATLGVRGGVRRSGFEETAEALYLSSGFVYDSAESAEAAFTGEREHFVYSRYGNPTVAMFEERIRLIDGAEAAFATASGMSAVFTALGALLGAGDRLVAARSLFGSCFVVCNEILPRWGVETVFVDGEDLDQWEQALSVPTKAVFFETPANPMQTLVDVRRVVELAHAAGAKVVLDNVFATPLLQRGFELGADAVVYSGTKHIDGQGRVLGGAILGTQDYIDGPVKTLMRHTGPSLSPFNAWTLLKGLETMPLRVRHSTDSALRIARFLEGHPAVSWVRYPFLESHPQYELATSQMSGGGTVVTFELAAGDGEAKKRAFEVLNRLRIVDISNNLGDSKTLITHPATTTHRAMGPEGRATIGLSDGVVRLSVGLEDVEDLLADLDHALS; translated from the coding sequence ATGATCACCGGCGGCGCATTCGACAAACCCCTGCCCGAAGGTGTCGGCCCCGCGACGCTCGGGGTGCGCGGCGGGGTGCGGCGGTCCGGCTTCGAGGAGACCGCCGAGGCGCTCTACCTGTCCTCCGGATTCGTCTACGACAGCGCGGAATCCGCGGAGGCCGCGTTCACCGGGGAGCGGGAGCATTTCGTCTACTCCCGTTACGGCAACCCGACGGTGGCCATGTTCGAGGAGCGGATCCGGCTGATCGACGGCGCCGAGGCGGCTTTCGCGACGGCCAGCGGTATGTCGGCCGTATTCACCGCGCTCGGAGCGCTTCTGGGCGCGGGCGACCGACTTGTGGCCGCGCGCAGCCTCTTCGGTTCCTGTTTCGTGGTGTGCAACGAGATCCTGCCGCGCTGGGGCGTCGAGACCGTCTTCGTCGACGGTGAGGACCTGGACCAGTGGGAGCAGGCGCTTTCGGTGCCCACCAAGGCGGTGTTCTTCGAGACGCCCGCCAACCCGATGCAGACGCTGGTGGATGTGCGGCGGGTGGTCGAGTTGGCCCATGCCGCGGGCGCGAAGGTGGTGCTGGACAACGTCTTTGCCACCCCGCTGCTGCAGCGCGGCTTCGAACTCGGCGCGGACGCGGTGGTCTACTCCGGCACCAAACATATCGACGGACAGGGCCGGGTGCTCGGCGGCGCCATCCTCGGCACCCAGGACTACATCGATGGTCCGGTGAAAACCCTTATGCGGCATACGGGTCCGTCGCTGAGCCCGTTCAACGCGTGGACGTTGCTCAAGGGTTTGGAGACCATGCCGCTGCGGGTGCGGCATTCCACCGATTCGGCGCTGCGGATCGCGCGCTTCCTCGAGGGACATCCCGCGGTGAGCTGGGTGCGTTACCCGTTCCTGGAATCGCATCCGCAATACGAATTGGCCACCAGCCAGATGAGCGGGGGCGGCACCGTCGTCACCTTCGAGCTCGCGGCCGGCGACGGTGAGGCGAAGAAGCGCGCGTTCGAGGTGCTGAACCGGCTGCGAATCGTCGATATCTCCAACAATCTCGGTGACTCGAAGACGTTGATCACGCATCCGGCCACCACCACCCACCGGGCGATGGGACCCGAGGGCCGGGCCACCATCGGCCTGTCCGACGGCGTGGTGCGCCTCTCCGTCGGATTGGAAGATGTCGAGGATCTGCTCGCCGACCTGGATCATGCGCTGAGTTAG
- a CDS encoding rhodanese-like domain-containing protein, whose amino-acid sequence MSYAGDITPRQAWEILRENPEAVLVDVRTEAEWKFVGVPDTSSIDRPTVLVEWVDSRGARNPEFAEELNKALAGRGADAPVVFICRSGQRSANAARVATSLGIEPSYNVLEGFEGGLDADGHRGSEGWRAAGLPWRQS is encoded by the coding sequence ATGAGTTACGCCGGTGACATCACCCCGCGGCAGGCGTGGGAAATATTGCGGGAAAATCCGGAGGCAGTCCTGGTGGACGTGCGCACCGAGGCCGAGTGGAAATTCGTCGGGGTGCCCGACACCAGTTCGATCGACCGGCCGACGGTGCTCGTCGAATGGGTCGACAGCCGCGGCGCCCGGAATCCGGAATTCGCCGAGGAACTCAACAAGGCGCTGGCAGGCCGCGGCGCGGACGCCCCCGTCGTATTCATCTGTCGCTCCGGGCAGCGTTCCGCGAACGCTGCACGGGTCGCCACCTCGCTCGGCATCGAACCCTCGTACAACGTGCTGGAGGGTTTCGAGGGCGGGCTGGACGCCGACGGGCACCGCGGCAGTGAAGGTTGGCGCGCGGCCGGACTTCCGTGGCGGCAGTCATGA
- a CDS encoding FAD-dependent oxidoreductase — MTEQSVGPRPLRIAIVGAGPAGIYAADALMKSDADVSIDLFERMPAPFGLIRYGVAPDHPRIKGIITALHKVLDKPQVRLLGNIDYGVDITLDDLRVYYDAVIFSTGANADRALDIPGIELDGSFGAADFVSWYDGHPDVPRTWPLDAEKVAVLGVGNVALDVARVLAKTGDELLPTEIPPNVYAGLRANKAVEVHVFGRRGPAQAKFTPLELRELDHSPTIEVIVDPEDIDYDEGSEAARRHSKQVDMVANTLEQWAIRDQGDRPHKLFLHFFESPAEVLGADGKVVGLRTERTQLDGTGNVKGTGEFREWDVQAVYRAVGYLSQNITNLPFDEQAGTVPNEAGRVLLDENADGAARYLSATYVTGWIKRGPVGLIGHTKGDANETVACLLDDSPNFTPAAKPDPEAVVEFLEGKGIPFTTWDGWYRLDAHERALGEPEGRERVKVVEREDMLRASEPHKV; from the coding sequence ATGACCGAACAGAGTGTAGGGCCACGCCCACTCCGCATTGCGATCGTTGGCGCCGGACCGGCCGGAATCTACGCCGCCGACGCGCTGATGAAATCCGATGCGGACGTGTCCATCGATCTGTTCGAGCGCATGCCCGCCCCGTTCGGCCTGATCCGCTACGGCGTCGCACCCGATCACCCGCGCATCAAGGGCATCATCACCGCGCTGCACAAGGTGCTGGACAAGCCGCAGGTCCGGCTGCTCGGCAATATCGACTACGGCGTCGACATCACCCTCGACGATCTGCGCGTCTACTACGACGCGGTGATCTTCTCCACCGGCGCCAATGCCGACCGCGCGCTCGACATCCCCGGTATCGAACTCGACGGCAGCTTCGGCGCGGCCGATTTCGTCTCCTGGTACGACGGCCACCCGGACGTACCGCGCACCTGGCCGCTGGACGCGGAGAAGGTCGCGGTGCTCGGCGTCGGCAATGTCGCGCTGGATGTGGCCAGGGTGCTCGCCAAAACCGGTGACGAACTGCTGCCCACCGAGATCCCACCGAACGTGTACGCGGGCCTGCGGGCGAACAAGGCCGTCGAGGTGCACGTCTTCGGTCGCCGCGGTCCGGCGCAGGCCAAGTTCACCCCACTCGAACTACGCGAGCTGGACCACTCGCCCACCATCGAGGTCATCGTCGATCCCGAGGACATCGATTACGACGAGGGCTCCGAGGCGGCGCGCCGTCACTCCAAGCAGGTCGACATGGTGGCGAACACCTTGGAGCAGTGGGCGATTCGCGACCAGGGCGACCGGCCGCACAAGCTTTTCCTGCACTTCTTCGAATCTCCCGCCGAGGTGCTGGGCGCGGACGGCAAGGTCGTCGGCCTGCGCACCGAGCGCACCCAGCTCGACGGCACCGGAAACGTCAAGGGCACCGGCGAATTCCGGGAGTGGGACGTGCAGGCCGTGTACCGCGCGGTCGGCTACCTGTCGCAGAACATCACCAACCTGCCGTTCGACGAGCAGGCGGGCACCGTGCCCAATGAGGCGGGCCGGGTGCTGCTCGACGAGAACGCCGACGGCGCGGCGCGATACCTGTCCGCCACCTACGTCACCGGCTGGATCAAGCGCGGTCCGGTCGGCCTGATCGGGCACACCAAGGGCGATGCCAACGAGACCGTCGCCTGCCTGCTGGACGACAGCCCGAACTTCACCCCGGCCGCGAAGCCCGACCCGGAGGCAGTGGTGGAATTCCTGGAGGGCAAGGGGATTCCGTTCACCACCTGGGACGGCTGGTACCGCCTCGACGCGCACGAGCGCGCGCTCGGCGAACCCGAGGGCCGCGAGCGGGTGAAGGTGGTCGAGCGCGAGGACATGCTGCGGGCCAGCGAACCCCACAAGGTTTAG
- a CDS encoding amidohydrolase family protein, which produces MFDAHVHIIDPRFPLVENEGYLPKPYTIADYRKRMSRFDIAGGAVVSGSFQGTDQTFMKAALAELGEGWVGVIALDLDATDSEIVELDRIGVRALRFNLKRAAADITEMTLQALRAHDLVGWHVEVYIDGQMLASLQPVISKLPVFCVDHLGMSDACLDYLLDLVDQGARVKASGFGRVSMNVADTLRRIHAVNPGALMFGTDLPGTRAGRPFRDADIDLICDVVGTDMHAVLEDNAREFYRLPARERPTPADPEPTLPLPGAYQPTLPLRRDELPKPEAADTIPFRAID; this is translated from the coding sequence GTGTTCGATGCCCATGTCCACATCATCGATCCGCGGTTCCCGCTGGTCGAGAACGAGGGCTACCTGCCGAAGCCCTACACCATCGCCGACTATCGAAAGCGCATGTCGCGCTTCGATATCGCGGGTGGAGCCGTGGTCAGCGGATCCTTCCAGGGCACCGACCAGACCTTCATGAAGGCCGCGCTCGCGGAGCTGGGTGAAGGCTGGGTCGGGGTGATCGCGCTCGATCTCGACGCCACCGATTCCGAGATCGTCGAGCTGGACCGGATCGGCGTGCGCGCCTTGCGCTTCAACCTCAAGCGCGCCGCCGCCGACATCACCGAGATGACGCTGCAGGCGCTGCGGGCACACGACCTGGTCGGCTGGCATGTCGAGGTGTACATCGACGGGCAGATGCTGGCCTCGCTGCAGCCGGTGATCTCGAAGCTGCCGGTGTTCTGCGTCGACCATCTCGGCATGTCGGATGCCTGCCTGGACTACCTGCTCGATCTGGTCGATCAGGGCGCGCGGGTGAAGGCCTCCGGTTTCGGGCGGGTGTCGATGAACGTCGCGGATACGCTGCGCCGGATCCATGCGGTGAATCCAGGGGCGCTGATGTTCGGCACCGATCTACCCGGCACCCGGGCGGGCCGTCCGTTCCGGGATGCCGATATCGACCTGATCTGCGATGTGGTGGGCACCGATATGCACGCGGTGCTGGAGGACAACGCGCGCGAGTTCTATCGGCTGCCCGCGCGGGAACGGCCGACACCCGCCGACCCGGAGCCGACGCTACCGCTGCCGGGTGCCTACCAGCCGACGCTGCCGCTGCGCCGCGACGAACTGCCCAAACCCGAAGCGGCCGATACGATTCCGTTCCGGGCCATCGACTGA
- a CDS encoding CaiB/BaiF CoA transferase family protein, with translation MTTPSTRQGPLAGIRVVELAGIGPGPHAALLLADLGADVVRVQRPNLLPGFMERPQWRGRTIVEANLKDPADIERVLGLIAKADVLIEGFRPGVTERMGLGPDEALARNPRLVYGRMTGWGQSGPLADRAGHDINYISLTGVLNAIGHKGERPVPPLNMVGDFGGGSMFLVFGILAALVERQTSGKGQVIDAAMIDGALALSHMIWGMRGMGLWSDERGANLLDTGMAFYDTYETADGKYMAVGAIEPQFYAELLRGLEIDPDGLPMQIDPNGQEQLKKLFTEKFKTKTRDEWTAIFDGTDACTTPVLTFTEAERNPHIVARTGLIEIDGVVQHAPAPRFSRTPAGTPTPPPNEATPIESIWAD, from the coding sequence GTGACAACTCCATCCACCAGACAGGGCCCGCTGGCGGGCATCAGGGTAGTCGAGCTGGCCGGAATCGGACCCGGACCGCATGCGGCGCTGCTGCTCGCCGACCTCGGCGCCGACGTGGTCCGGGTGCAGCGGCCGAATCTGCTGCCGGGCTTCATGGAACGTCCGCAGTGGCGGGGCCGCACCATCGTCGAGGCCAATCTGAAGGATCCGGCCGATATCGAGCGGGTGCTCGGGCTCATCGCGAAGGCCGACGTGCTGATCGAAGGCTTCCGGCCCGGCGTCACCGAACGGATGGGCCTCGGCCCCGACGAAGCGCTGGCCCGCAACCCGCGCCTGGTGTACGGGCGGATGACCGGTTGGGGTCAGTCCGGTCCGCTGGCCGACCGCGCGGGCCATGACATCAACTACATTTCGCTCACCGGCGTGCTGAATGCGATCGGGCACAAGGGCGAACGGCCCGTACCGCCGCTGAATATGGTGGGCGACTTCGGTGGCGGCTCGATGTTCCTGGTGTTCGGCATCCTCGCCGCGCTGGTCGAACGACAGACCTCCGGCAAGGGTCAGGTCATCGATGCCGCGATGATCGATGGGGCACTTGCCCTTTCGCACATGATCTGGGGTATGCGCGGAATGGGCCTGTGGTCCGACGAGCGCGGTGCCAACCTGCTCGACACCGGTATGGCCTTCTACGACACCTACGAAACCGCCGACGGCAAGTACATGGCGGTCGGCGCGATCGAACCGCAGTTCTACGCGGAACTGTTGCGCGGCTTGGAGATAGACCCCGATGGCCTGCCCATGCAGATCGACCCGAACGGTCAGGAACAGCTGAAGAAACTGTTCACCGAGAAGTTCAAGACGAAGACCCGCGACGAGTGGACCGCGATCTTCGACGGCACCGACGCGTGCACCACCCCGGTGCTGACCTTCACCGAGGCGGAACGAAACCCGCATATCGTCGCACGCACCGGACTCATCGAAATCGACGGCGTGGTACAGCATGCCCCGGCGCCGCGATTCTCCCGCACCCCGGCAGGCACGCCGACCCCGCCGCCGAACGAGGCGACGCCGATCGAATCGATCTGGGCCGATTGA
- a CDS encoding SDR family NAD(P)-dependent oxidoreductase, whose protein sequence is MTQSTKTALVTGASSGIGAEFAAALVARGDAVILVARSADRLEAVAAQLRSRYHGEVHVIAQDLTEPDAAERIANELAARSISIDILVNSAGFGSAGRFEELSADGEQAQLMVNVVALAALTRRLVPGMLTRGAGEIINVASTAAFQPAPYFATYAAGKAFVLNFSLALWSEYRGRGIKVLAVCPGPTETAFFDVVGTRDAAIGGRIGTAAQVVSASLRALERDRGYVVPGFQNFASAHLMPRRPRAMVARIAKQITRGVADAATRAA, encoded by the coding sequence ATGACCCAGTCCACGAAGACCGCGCTCGTCACCGGCGCCTCGTCGGGTATCGGCGCCGAATTCGCCGCCGCGCTCGTCGCTCGCGGCGATGCGGTAATACTCGTCGCCCGCTCGGCGGATCGGCTGGAAGCTGTTGCGGCCCAACTACGCAGTCGATACCACGGCGAAGTTCACGTGATCGCCCAGGACCTGACCGAGCCGGACGCCGCCGAGCGCATCGCGAATGAACTTGCCGCGCGGTCGATTTCGATCGACATTCTGGTCAACAGCGCGGGTTTCGGCAGCGCGGGCCGGTTCGAGGAGCTGTCCGCCGATGGCGAGCAAGCTCAGTTGATGGTGAATGTCGTTGCGCTGGCGGCACTTACCCGCCGCCTGGTGCCCGGCATGCTCACCAGGGGTGCCGGCGAGATCATCAATGTGGCCTCGACAGCCGCATTCCAGCCCGCGCCGTATTTCGCGACCTACGCCGCGGGAAAGGCTTTCGTCCTCAATTTCAGCCTCGCCCTGTGGAGTGAATACCGCGGTCGCGGCATCAAGGTGCTCGCGGTGTGCCCCGGACCGACCGAAACGGCCTTCTTCGATGTGGTCGGTACCCGTGACGCGGCGATCGGTGGCCGCATCGGCACCGCGGCCCAGGTTGTCTCGGCCTCTCTGCGTGCACTGGAACGTGACAGGGGGTATGTCGTTCCCGGATTTCAGAATTTCGCTTCGGCCCATCTGATGCCGCGCCGCCCGCGCGCCATGGTCGCCCGGATCGCCAAACAGATCACCAGGGGCGTTGCCGACGCGGCGACTCGGGCGGCATGA
- a CDS encoding TetR/AcrR family transcriptional regulator yields MTRTSTRPMRADAERTVRTILAAAERVLGQNPSATLEQIAEAAGVARTTVHRRFANRDDLLRTMSRNSWQRIVAAVDAARPNTAPPLVALHQATANVIEIKYGAKFALDQADPADREVVALQADVFAKCDVVLTRAQESGAIAPDADLDWVRRVYLALIAETVHGAAEPTSDPDALAGRVIETLLHGFGPR; encoded by the coding sequence ATGACACGCACCTCAACCCGCCCCATGCGCGCGGATGCCGAGCGCACCGTTCGGACCATCCTGGCCGCCGCCGAACGCGTGCTCGGCCAAAATCCAAGTGCCACACTGGAACAGATCGCCGAAGCCGCGGGCGTCGCGCGCACGACCGTGCACCGCCGCTTCGCCAATCGCGACGACCTGTTGCGCACCATGAGCCGCAACAGCTGGCAACGCATCGTCGCCGCCGTCGACGCGGCCCGTCCGAATACCGCGCCGCCGCTGGTCGCCCTGCACCAGGCGACGGCCAACGTCATCGAGATCAAGTACGGCGCGAAATTCGCCCTCGACCAGGCCGATCCGGCCGACCGCGAAGTCGTCGCGCTACAGGCGGACGTCTTCGCCAAATGCGATGTGGTCCTGACCCGCGCCCAAGAATCCGGTGCCATCGCCCCGGACGCCGATCTCGACTGGGTCCGGCGCGTCTACTTGGCCCTCATCGCCGAAACCGTGCACGGCGCGGCCGAACCCACCAGCGATCCGGATGCGCTCGCGGGCCGCGTCATCGAGACGCTGCTGCACGGCTTCGGCCCCCGCTGA
- a CDS encoding PLP-dependent aminotransferase family protein has product MATRVIGASSLARDLGHWRSAEDGERGEVTRRSARPAYLALAEGIRLLIHDGRAPLGVALPSERDLATTLGVSRTTITSTYALLRENGYLISRQGSRSTVALPPAVPHDGMKPTRGIMATMPHSALPTIDMTYAAMAAPLEMQDAYAAALEGIPAYLCTHGMDPVGIVALREALARRYTERGLPTEPDQILVTLGAQHGLRLLLNVLASPAARVLIDHPTYPNAIEAIRDVGARPIPVPVRPELPGSGWDLDGIRSAARQTAATLAYLVPDYNNPTGLLMNNEDRAELAAIARETRMTVVIDESMVDLRLTAAEPPLPVAAFAKGSEIVTIGSASKSFWGGLRVGWIRTNQALITKLLGIRSTVDLGTPVMDQLAVGYLLEHAETILDRRRGQLRSQRAALLSALAEELPDWRVTDTAGGMSVWAQLPAPVSTALAATAPNHGILLAAGPRFGVQGAFERFLRLPFTHQEHDLRLAVKAIAAAYEALTPRAADPLNPLTCY; this is encoded by the coding sequence ATGGCGACACGGGTGATCGGCGCGTCCAGTTTGGCAAGGGATCTGGGCCACTGGCGCAGCGCGGAGGACGGCGAGCGGGGCGAGGTGACGCGTCGTTCGGCCCGTCCCGCGTATCTGGCCTTGGCGGAGGGGATCCGGCTGCTGATCCACGACGGTCGCGCACCGCTGGGCGTCGCGCTGCCCAGCGAGCGGGATCTGGCCACCACGCTCGGCGTCAGCCGCACCACCATCACCTCCACCTACGCGCTGCTGCGGGAGAACGGTTATCTGATCAGCCGTCAGGGTTCGCGCAGCACCGTCGCGCTGCCGCCCGCGGTCCCGCACGACGGCATGAAGCCGACCAGGGGCATCATGGCGACGATGCCGCATTCGGCGCTGCCGACGATCGATATGACCTATGCCGCGATGGCCGCGCCGCTGGAGATGCAGGACGCGTATGCCGCTGCGCTGGAAGGGATTCCGGCATATCTGTGCACGCACGGCATGGATCCGGTCGGCATCGTCGCACTGCGTGAGGCGCTGGCCCGCCGCTACACCGAGCGCGGCCTGCCCACCGAACCCGACCAGATCCTGGTCACCCTCGGCGCACAGCACGGCCTGCGGCTGCTGCTGAACGTGCTGGCCTCGCCCGCGGCCAGAGTGCTGATCGATCACCCGACGTATCCGAATGCCATCGAGGCCATCCGTGATGTCGGCGCACGGCCGATTCCGGTCCCGGTGCGCCCCGAACTGCCCGGCTCGGGCTGGGATCTCGACGGAATCCGCAGTGCCGCAAGGCAAACGGCGGCGACGCTGGCCTATCTGGTGCCCGACTACAACAACCCGACGGGGCTGTTGATGAACAACGAGGATCGCGCCGAGCTGGCGGCGATCGCCCGGGAGACCAGGATGACCGTCGTGATCGACGAATCCATGGTCGACCTGCGGCTCACCGCTGCCGAGCCGCCGTTGCCGGTGGCCGCGTTCGCGAAGGGCAGTGAGATCGTCACCATCGGGTCGGCCTCCAAATCGTTCTGGGGTGGTCTGCGCGTCGGCTGGATTCGCACCAATCAGGCGCTGATCACCAAGCTGCTCGGCATCCGTTCGACCGTCGACCTCGGCACACCGGTGATGGATCAGCTCGCCGTCGGATATCTGCTCGAACATGCCGAAACCATCCTCGACCGCCGTCGCGGCCAGTTGCGTTCGCAGCGTGCCGCACTGCTGTCCGCCCTGGCCGAAGAACTTCCGGATTGGCGGGTCACCGACACCGCGGGCGGGATGTCCGTGTGGGCCCAGCTTCCGGCGCCGGTCTCGACGGCGCTCGCCGCGACCGCCCCGAATCACGGCATATTGCTCGCCGCCGGACCGCGTTTCGGCGTTCAGGGCGCGTTCGAACGCTTCCTCCGCCTGCCCTTCACCCACCAGGAGCACGATCTGCGCCTGGCCGTGAAGGCCATCGCCGCGGCATACGAGGCGCTGACGCCGCGCGCCGCCGACCCGCTGAACCCGCTCACCTGTTACTGA
- a CDS encoding methylated-DNA--[protein]-cysteine S-methyltransferase, whose product MSDSPAATLFDTEIGSCAIAWSATGVIRFQLPEATPAATRTRILRRRNGIEVTEQTPSGPIADAIAAIRAHLAGELTDLRWIPLDTSGIPEFNRAVYTVTRAIDPGHTLSYGQVADRIGAPGAAQAVGQALGRNPIPLIIPCHRVLAADHALHGFSAPGGLETKMHLLAIERTSGFGEPTLF is encoded by the coding sequence ATGAGTGACTCCCCCGCCGCGACGCTGTTCGACACCGAGATCGGCAGCTGCGCCATCGCCTGGAGCGCGACCGGGGTGATCCGGTTCCAGCTGCCCGAGGCGACCCCGGCGGCCACCCGGACACGAATCCTGCGCCGCCGCAACGGAATCGAAGTCACCGAGCAGACACCGAGCGGCCCGATCGCCGACGCCATCGCCGCCATCCGCGCCCACCTGGCGGGCGAACTCACCGACCTGCGCTGGATCCCCTTGGACACCAGTGGAATTCCCGAATTCAACCGCGCCGTCTATACGGTGACCCGTGCCATCGACCCGGGCCACACCCTCAGCTACGGGCAGGTCGCGGACCGCATCGGCGCCCCCGGAGCCGCCCAGGCCGTCGGACAAGCCCTCGGCCGCAACCCGATCCCGCTGATCATCCCCTGCCACCGCGTCCTCGCCGCCGACCACGCCCTACACGGCTTCTCCGCCCCCGGTGGCCTCGAAACCAAGATGCACCTACTGGCGATCGAACGCACATCCGGTTTCGGCGAGCCGACCCTCTTCTGA
- a CDS encoding MFS transporter: MSATSTTSRRTDAAFWSTAAALLALIAGTEIPTPLYVLYRNRFGLSNTMLTTIFATYALALIPTLLIGGRLADRFGRRRLVVAGLLGAAVGSMLLAMAAGTAGLLAGRAVQGMAVGIATGAATAALVELDTRGGRAASVATSAVAGGGAVGPLLGGLLAQYAPSPSVLSYSIETVALLAIAAAVSTTGDWPLPSGPGTAKPSPRIPPEIRIRFARIGIGVFTAWSVGALYTSVVPSYAVELLGTRNLAVLGAVAFLMLATAAATQSTLRSIPDRIAEPTGFALLIAGLIALVIAFPTQSARWLATSAVLDGIGLGLAFLSTQAELNRIAPPDRRAELSAAFNVCLYCGVAFPVLGVGIAADVTSLFSAVAAFAAVIGTLAALTIGWTLRGRRSPVGRNHAAESSEEGRLAETGCAFDRQ, encoded by the coding sequence ATGTCCGCAACGAGTACCACGTCCCGCCGCACCGACGCCGCATTCTGGTCGACGGCCGCGGCACTGCTGGCCCTGATCGCCGGAACCGAGATCCCGACCCCGCTGTATGTGCTGTACCGGAACCGATTCGGCCTGTCGAACACCATGCTGACCACGATCTTCGCCACCTACGCGCTGGCCTTGATCCCGACTCTGCTGATCGGCGGCCGACTTGCCGACCGTTTCGGGCGGCGGCGTTTGGTGGTCGCGGGCCTGCTCGGTGCGGCGGTGGGTTCGATGCTGCTGGCCATGGCCGCCGGGACCGCGGGGCTGTTGGCCGGTCGTGCCGTGCAGGGCATGGCAGTCGGCATCGCCACCGGCGCCGCGACCGCCGCGCTGGTCGAATTGGATACGCGAGGTGGACGGGCCGCCTCGGTCGCGACCTCGGCCGTCGCGGGCGGCGGAGCCGTCGGTCCGCTGCTGGGCGGACTGCTCGCCCAATACGCGCCGTCACCGTCGGTGCTGAGCTATTCGATCGAGACCGTGGCGCTGCTCGCCATCGCCGCCGCTGTGTCCACCACCGGTGACTGGCCGCTGCCGAGCGGCCCCGGCACTGCGAAGCCGTCGCCCCGGATACCACCAGAAATCCGAATCCGGTTCGCCCGCATCGGAATCGGTGTCTTCACCGCTTGGTCGGTCGGGGCACTGTACACATCGGTCGTCCCGTCGTATGCGGTCGAGCTGCTCGGCACCCGGAACCTCGCGGTTCTCGGGGCGGTCGCCTTCCTGATGCTCGCCACCGCGGCCGCGACACAGTCGACGCTGCGCTCGATTCCGGACCGAATCGCGGAACCGACCGGATTCGCCCTGCTCATCGCGGGTCTGATAGCGCTCGTCATCGCCTTCCCGACCCAGTCGGCGCGGTGGCTGGCGACCAGCGCGGTACTCGACGGAATCGGTCTCGGGCTCGCCTTCCTCAGCACCCAAGCCGAACTCAATCGCATTGCCCCGCCGGACCGTCGAGCCGAGCTGTCGGCGGCGTTCAACGTCTGCCTCTACTGCGGTGTCGCCTTCCCCGTCCTAGGCGTTGGCATAGCCGCCGACGTCACCTCGCTGTTCAGCGCCGTCGCCGCGTTTGCCGCAGTTATCGGGACGCTCGCCGCCCTCACCATCGGGTGGACGCTCCGTGGCAGGCGATCGCCGGTTGGCCGGAACCATGCCGCCGAGTCGTCAGAAGAGGGTCGGCTCGCCGAAACCGGATGTGCGTTCGATCGCCAGTAG